The segment GTCGGCGCCGATCACTTTCAACAGGCGGTGGAACGCGCCCAGGAACACGCGCATATCGAGGCCCGCCGCAGCGTAGAGCAAGCCCAGCTCCACGCGTTGCTCGACATAGTCGGCCCCGTAGTCGCCCGCCGCCAGCGCTTGCAGATGCTTGACTTTCAAACGCTTTGCGCGCTCGAGGAACGTGCGATTGCCAAGGAGCGGCCGTGCCTCGTCGAGACTCGCGAGATGATCGAAGAAGGCTGCGGCGTAATCCTCCGCCCGGCCCAGCACGAGATCCTTGATCGTCTCGATGCGCTTGATATCGGCCGGCTCGAGGCCGACGATCTGTTTGCGGCGCTCGATCGCAGCGCTCGACAACCCCATCTGATGCATCAACGTCAGCGACTCGCGCTGCCCAACCTGATCCACCATGCGCGCCTCCTCGAGTGCTTGTCCGGGTCGAGCCGGCGCCCGACACCACGGGATCGGACAAGGATGATACGGATGCGGATACGGACACGGAGCAGCCGCACGGCTGCCGCCATGCGCATCCGCGGCTCATCGCGGCGCGTAACGGACGCCGCTGCATCGGTGCAGCAATTTTCGTTCTTCGCTCCGCACCGCCGCGCGAAGCATGGCGCCCCATGCGACTGGGCCGACTCATGCTAGCCGTTTCGTCGGAGTTTTCCAAGTATAGGCAGCGTCCGGGCACTGGCAAGGGCCGTGCCTGGCGCGAAGGAGGAGGACAAACCGCGGGAGGGGAGTACGCGGCGGATGCGGCGGCGGCCGGCCGCATCGCCGGCTCGAGCAGGGTGACGGTGAGCTCGCGACGAGCGTGCGGATCTACCACCGCTCGGCAAATGGCCTGATCGTATAGTCGAAGGTCCAGGCGGAGGGATGTTGATGAGCAATATGAAACACTTCGTCCGCGATGGCATCGGGCTGCGCGAAATATTCGTCTCGCGAGAACGGCCAGCCGGCCGGCGGCTCGGCCCAGGACGGCCGCGTGCGCCCGTCGTCACCCAACCACGCGGCATCGATGACCGCATCGATCATCAGATAGCCGACGTGAACACGCTTCGGGCCCAGGTCGCGCGCCAGCGCCTCCGCGAGCACGCGTTGCGCGGCCTTCGTCGGCGCGAACAGCGCGTAGTTCGGCTTGCCGCGCAGCGATGCCGTATTGCCCGTGACGACGATGGCGCCTTCGCCGGCCGCGATCATGTCGGGAGCGCAGGCGCGCGCCAGATGCAGCAACGCCGTGGTATTGACGCGGAAGTTGCGCTCGAGCGAGGCGGGGTCGCCCTCCAGGAACGTCGCGAACGTTTCCGACACGGCGTTGTGGACGACCACCGACGGTTTGCCCATCGTGCCACGCACCCGATCGATCACGGCTTCGAGCCGATCGGGATCGGATACGTCGCACGGGAAGGCAGCCGCCAAGGCAATCTCCTGCTCCAGGCGCGCCAGCCTCTCGCGATTGCGTGCCAGCATCGCCACGCGGTAACCGTCCCGCGCGAAACGCCGGGCAATTGCAGCGCCCGTCGCATCGCCCACGCCGGTGATCAGGCAGACCCGCTCGTTCGTCACCATGTTCGCTCCGTGCCCCTCGCGTGTTCGCATCGCGGCCGGCGCCGCATCGCCCCGCCCGACCCTCGCACGACGCGGCGCCGGTTCGGTCTCATGCGGCTGCCGCCACGCGCAGGTCGTGCAACTGGCCGAATTGCGTGCGGATATCCACCTTGTGGCCTGCCTCGAAGTCCCTTCGCAGGCGCGGGCGGGCATCCTTGCGCGACACATTGGGCCAGCGAATCGTCAGTTCGTTGAAACCGCGATTGACGATACCCGCGCTCGCACGCGTGCGCAATGCTGTCCAATCGTCTTTCAAAGTGGCCTGCATGATCGGCTTGCCGTTCAGTTCGACCACGACGTCGCCCGACTGCGTGGCCCCCGGCAGACGCGACGTGACGTCGATGGCCAGATCCTGCGGCGACGCGCAGCAGAATGTAAAGCGGCTCTCGACCCCATAGGCCGCGGCGTAAGCGCGCCGATACCAGCGGTTGCGATCGGTCAGCTCCATCGAGTGAGATTGCAGCAAATCGATCTCGTCGACTTCGCCGATCGAGAGTTCCGGCCCCGGCGCCGCGGACACCACCTCGGGAAACGCGCTCTCGATCGCGCGCAAGAGCGCATGCTCCTTGATCACGCCGCGCGCGAGCGGGCTATATCCGACGAGACACACCTCCGCAATGTCGTTCTTGACGATCCGGTCGAACGCGGGCAGCAGCACCGTGGGCGTCTGGTGGCGGTACGCGTCGTAGACGAGCGCGATATCGGCCGCGATTCCCGGATGGTATTCGCGCGCCTTGCGCAAGTGATAGCTGCAGATTTCCGGATCCTGGCCCCAGTGCGCATTGTGAATGCCGGCAAGCAGATGGGCCCACGCCTCGTGCTCCGGCTCGGGCCGCGATGCCGCATCGATCAGGTCGCGAAGGCCGGCCTCCTTGCGGAACAATGCGGGCAGCAGCTTTTGCGAAACAGCGGCCATGGCCACGCGCATGCCTTCCGAAGTGTGGTGACAGAAGTCGAGATAAAGACGCCGGCCCGGGATTTCATGCTCGTAGAGATCGCCGAAAAGCTGCGGCAGATCGACGACGGCCGCACCCAGTTCCGGCGCGACGCGGCGAATCGCGTCGGCCACGTTGACGAAGATGCCCGGTACCACGCGCGTATCCTCGATGATGTCGCGGCTCTTGCGCAGCGTTTCGTACACGTCCTGGCTGCGCTTGCCCAAGCCTCGCTGCGCACGGGCCAGCAAGTCGAGGCTGGCCGAAGAGGTGCCGCCATCGAGACCGATCGCGTTCGACGCGTAACGCTCGGCCGCCGCGAAATCTCCGCTTTGCACCGCCCGTCGCGCGGCTTCGTAGGCGCGGACCCACGCCTGGGTATCATCGGCGGACATGAGCGGAACGTCGAGCGATCCTGCCGGCGCGCCGGTCCAATCGGCCACGTTGATCTCGGGAATCGCGAACACCACCGGCACGCCGAGCGGCATCAGCGATGCGCCCAACTGCCTGACGACATGGGTCGCGAACTGCTCGAGGCCGCCCAGTTGCTTTTTCAGGATCTTGGCAAAACCATCGCGCGCTTCGATGAGCTCGCCATCGCCGATGAACGCGTCGACCGACGTATTGGCCAGCGCGCCGACACGCCAGTTGTTGCCGGCGAACACGACGACCGCATCGGGCTCGAGCAACGGCACCGAAGCGGCGATCTTCGAGAGCCACCACGGGTCGCAGTTGCTCTGTGCCAGATCGATCACCTCGACAGGCTCGCCGCAAGCCGTGAGCTGTTCGCGCAGCACCTTGGCCGGGCAATAAACGGGATCGAAGAAAAATCCGCGTGCGACCGATTCGCCCAGAAGAACGATGCGCTTCTTGTCGCCCTTCTTGCCGATGCGCTCGACGTCCGCGCAAAAGCGCCAAAGGTCGATATGCTTGCGAGCGCGAACGAATTCGCCGGTCTCTTCGTCTTCTTCCCAGATGCTGACCGCCCGCTTCTCGGCGGCCTGCCCCTTCAGGCTGGCGAAGTCCTCGCCGAGCGCGGCAAACGGGCCTGACCAATGATCGGAGCCGTGCGAATCGACACGCGCCGCGTCGTGGCTGAGTAGCTGCAGCACCGACAACGCCGCGTTGTCCTGCCTGAGCAGTTCCGCAAACCGGCCGCTCAGTTCCTGCCGTATCGAATTGTCTGCCATGTTGATTACTCCCGTCGTTGACATGAACGTGTGAACCTTCAGTGCGTCGCACGGCATCGTCGGCGCACGCATTGATCGAGTGAGGCGATGAAGCGGTGCACCGCGCCTGCCAGCCGCTCACGCATATGACGCCGCGAGTTCCGTACGGGCTTGCGCGCCGGTGCCCGCGGCCGCGGCTACACCATCCTGCATTTGCCCGCCATCGACGATCGTGAAAGCGGGCCGGCGCGTCGCGAGCAACGTCAACAACGCCGCACTGCCGGTGCGATAGTCGTCCGCGGCGTCGCGCTCGAACACGCATACGTCGGCTCGCATGCCGGGGGCGAGCGAGCCGACGTCGGCAAGCCCCAGCGCCGCCGCGGCCGCGCGCGTCAACGCATCCGCATAGCAATCGAGCTGCGCGGCCGGCGCAAGCTGTGCGAGCTGGGCCAGAAACGTCGGTGCGGCCTCAGCGCTCAAGTGCCATGCGGCAAGACCTTGCGCGAAAAGCGGTGCATATGCGCGCCACTGACCGGCCGCCTCCCCGCCCCCGGGAACGGCCATCGAAACCGCACACCGCATCCGCCTCAGCAGCCCGACATCGCGCCTATCGATCCCGGCTGCGCCAAACACGGTGACATCCTTGTCGTCGGGCAGCAGGTAGGCGATCAGCGCGCTTTCGGCGCAGTAAAACCGCGCGCGAAATTCGAGCGCCTCGTCGAGCGTCGGCGCGAGCCGCACGCCGACTCGCGCGCCCATCGTCTTCGCGAACTTCGCAAACTCGACGAGTTCCGTGGCGGACATGAGCGTGCCCGTTTCGAGCACCGGCATGACGGTCAGCGGGCGTCGCGCGTCCGTTCGCTCGCGGCCTCGCGACGCTTGGAGGAACCAGTCGAGAAAGCCGTTGACCTGCTCCAGGTAGTTCCCGCCGAATCGCAGCAGCGCCACCGTGCGCAGGGGCGCCGCCGGCATGGCCGCCGACATTTCGCGCATCGTGGCGCCATGCACGCCGACCGAGGTCACGCACGCCGGCCAGGCCGAACGTGCGGACCCGGCCATGGTGGCACCGGCTGCGCCGATACCGACGACGCCCGGCGTGCAGACGAGCCGCGACCCGTCCATGCCGTCGGTGAGCGTCGACGTGCCGGCGGGCAGCATGGCGCTGATACGCCCGCCGGTGATCTCCATATCGCGATGGACAAACGCATGATGCGCGCTGTCGAAGCAGAGGGTTTGCCGAATCACCCAGGATCGAACGTGGCCCATGCTGCGCGCTCCGGTGGATTACAGGAACGTATAGACGTTGACCGACTCGGGCACCGCGCGCTTTTTTGCCGAGCGCGCACTGAAGATCTCCTTGAGCTTGGACCAGGTGTCGAGTCTGAAGCCACGATCGACGATGTAATCGCCAATCACGAGCGCGTCGATGTCCGACACGACGAAGCACCAGATCGCATCCACCGGATCGAGCACGATCGCATCGCCGCGCATGTTGAACGAGGTGTTCAGCAGGATCGGGCATCCGGTCAGCCGGTCGAACTCGGTCAGCAATGCATGAAAGCGCGGATTGCTGGCTTCGGTCACGGTCTGCACGCGGGCCGAGCCATCGACGTGGGTGATCGCCGGCAGCGACAGCCGCGACACCACCTGACACGTCTCGAGCATGAACGGCGACGCATGATCCAGATCGAAATGCTCGGCGGCCTTCGACTCCAGCACCGCGGGCGCGAAGGGCCGGAACGCTTCGCGCATCTTCACGAGCGCGTTGATCCGATCCCGCATTTCCGGACGGCGCGGGTCCGCGATGATCGAACGCGAGCCGAGCGCCCGCGGGCCGAACTCCATCCGCCCCTGGAACCAGCCGATGACCTTGCCGTCCGCGAGCCGCTGCGCGGTTTCGGCGATGAGCGCCTCCGGCCGGTCGGTGCAGTCGACGATCGACGTGTCCGGGAACACCGCGCTCACCGCCTTGTGAATCTCGCGATTCGAATAGCTCGGGCCGAGATAGGCGTGCGGCAGCGGCTTGAGTTCGGGGCGCTCGCCCGTGAGGCGCACGTGCGCTACCGCGGCGGCGCCGAGCGAGCCGCCCGCATCGCTCGCGGCCGGCTGCACGAACAGCCGCTTGAAAGGCCCCTCGCGCAACACGCGCCCGTTCGCGACGCAATTGAGCGCGACGCCGCCAGCCATGCAGAGATTGTCGACGGGATGCGTGTCGTGCAAATACTGCGCCTTCGCGAGCAGGATATCTTCGAGCGTGCGCTGCAGGCTCGCCGCCAGATCCTTGTGGAACGACTCCAGATCCGATTCGGGCTCGCGCGGCGCCTCGCCGAAGAGTTCGGGCAGGCGGTCGGAGTACATGCGGTCGCCGTTGAGGAAATCGAAGTACTCCATGTTGAGCCGGTACTGCCCGCGCGCGTCCATTTCGAGCAGACGCTTGACCTGATCGACGTAGAGCGGACGGCCGTAGGGCGCAAGCCCCATGACCTTGTATTCGGCGTCATTCACGTCGAAGCCCAGATAGGCCGTGATCGTGCTGTAAAGCAGGCCGAGCGAGTTCGGAAAGGCCACCTCCTCGAAGAGATCGATCCGTTCGCCCTGGCCGAGACCATAAGTGGTGGTCGCCCATTCGCCGACGCCATCGACGGTCAGCAGCCCGGCCTCCGAGAATCCGGAGTAGAAAAACGAACTGGCCGCATGCGACAGGTGGTGGTCCACATACTCGATCGTCCCGTCGAAGCCGAGGCTTTGCCGAATGTCGCGCTCGGCCCGCTCCGGGTCCACCTTGAAACGGCGCCGCGGGTTTTGCAGCAGGTCCGACAGATTCGTTGCGATCTGGCGCGACGCCTTCTTGTACGGATCCTCGTAATACGCGATGCAATCGACGTCCTTGATCGAGACGTCCGCTTCGCGCAGGCAATAACGAAATGCGCCCGTGGGGATGCTGTTGTCGTGCTTCACTTTCGAGAAGCGTTCTTCTTCGGCCGCGGCAATGAGCTTCCCATCCTTGAGGATGCAACAGGAAGAGTCGTGATAATGCGCGGAAACGCCAACGATTATGCTCATGGTCTCACCAGTCTCGGGTTGGAACGAAGGGTAAAGAGAACCGTGGCGCGCGAGCCCGCGGCCGCGCCAATCCGCCGGTCGGTCATGCTTGCGTTACCGCGATACGGCGTTGAGCGCCTTTCTCAGAGACTCGAAAATGCGCGGCACGTCCGCCTCGCCCGTGCGCCAGTTCGTGAAGGCGACGCGTAACCCCCAGGTGCCGGCATACACGGTGCTCGTCACGAACACGTCGCCCAGATCGCGCACGGCGCGCACGTAGGCGTTGATGCGCGCCTCGTCGGGCTCGCTCGCGAGCGTGAAGCAAACGACGTTGACCCGCGTCGGTGCCAGCAGCCGAAAACCCGGATCCGCGCTGATCTTCTCGCCGAGCACCTGTGCCAGCGCGATGTTGCGCGCGACGATCTCCGCATGGCCCGCACGGCCATAGGCGGCCAGCGAAAACCAGGTGGCGAGCGCACGCAGCCGCCGCGAGTTTTCCGGCGTCAAATGCACGAAATCAGGGTTTTCCGCAGGCACGCCGAGATACGCGGCGCTGTTCTGGAACACGCGTACCTGCAGGTCGCGCCGGCGCGTGAACTGAACGGCGGCGTCGTACGGCACGTTGAGCCATTTGTGCAAGTCGATGCAGATCGAATCGGCGAGGTCGAGGCCATCGACGAGCCGCGCGTAATCGGGGGCGAGCGCCACGAACGCGCCGAACGCGGCATCCACGTGCAGCCAGAACGGATAACGCTGCTTGAGCGCCGCGATGGCTGCCAGATCGTCGAAGTCGACCGTATTGACGGTGCCGGCACTCGCGACGACGATGGCCGGCTCCCCGCCGAGCGCCGCCAGCGCATTTTCGAGCGCATCGACATCGATCGCTTCCCGCTGCGGCAGCGTCGCGATCTTCTGCACGGCGTTGCGGCCGATGCCGAGCATCGAAAGCGACTTGTAGATGCTCGAATGCGGCGTGGCCGAAAGCACGCGTACCGGGCCGAGCGCCGCCACGCCCTGCTCGAATACGCGAACCTGCTTGCATTCGCCGAGCCACTCGCGGCCGATTGCGAGCCCCACGAGATTCGACATGGTGGCGCCCGTCACGAACACGCCCTGCTGCGCCTCGCCGAGCCCGAACAATTCCTTCAGCCGGGCAACCGTCTCGCGCTCGAGATCGGGCGCCGCGCTATCGATGCCGGCGGTCGGATTCTGATCGTAGACGCTCGTGAGCCAATCGCCGGCCAGCGACGCGGGGGTCGCGCCGCCCGTAACGAAGCCGAGATAGCGCGGGCCCGCGCTGCCGGAAAACCCGGCCGCCCAGCGTTCGGCGAACTCGGACAGCGCGCCTTCGAGTCCGGCCCCCTCTTCGGGCAACGGGCGGACGTTCGCCGCCGGCGGGGCGAGCGCGGCTGGACGGTCGTCGAGACTGGCGAGCGCCGAAACCGCGTGCTGCCGGGTGCGCTCGAGCAGCGTATCGACGTTGGCTAGGTCGGAGGCAAGTGTCGGATGCATGGCGAAATTGAAAAACGGAAAGAGTGGCGACAAAAGGACGGGCGCCGGCATGCGCCGGCCGCCCGGCACGGCTTGCTCAATGCAGCTTGCGGTTCATCAGCTCCCGCGCGCCCGCGTAATACTCCTTCTCGATCTGGTAGCGGATCAGACACCCTTCGCACAGGTCCCGGATGAGACGCGGATTCTTGCGCGCGAGCGGCAGCAGCACGCGCGCGACCAGTTGCTTGCCATGATTCGCGTCCACCGGCACATGAAGCTCGTGGTAGTAACGGAACTCCTTGGGCACGTCGTGGCGCTGCATGCCCTTGAGCATGCGGGTGAAGCGGTACGGCACCGTCTGCTCGAGCAGCGTCAGCGCGCCGAGCAGACGGCCTACGTGCTGCCGCCGCAGCGCATACATCAACAGCAGGTTGCCGTTCTTCATCGCGGCCACAGGCATATCCACCTCGAGATCGAGCTCGCCGAGCTGAGCCTTGAAATACGGCGCGGCCCGCATGAACGTGCGCGTATGCATTTCGTCGAGTTCGCCGAGGCCCATTTCGTCCCAGAAATTCTCGGCAAGCGCGAGCTTCATGTCGCCATCCATGCCCAGTTGGGAGAGCGCGATGATGTCGTCGAAACGGCCATCCACCTGGGCCTCCAGCGCAACGAAAAGCGACAACTGCGGCAGCGATGCCTCTTCCGCGAGAAAGTCGAAGAACGGCGCCACCTCCTTGCGATGCGTATTGCGCAGCGCGACGTACCACTCCTCGAACTCGTCGGCATTGGAGGGCAACTCGCCGAGCACGACGCGCGAGGCTTCGTAGTCGCTCCAGGCCGTCTCCAAGCCGAGAATGCGTGCGTAGTCCTCGGCCAACGGCACCGTCTCGGGTGCGCTGGGCGGCGCCAGCTCTCTCAGGTAAAACGAATTGAGTTCCATTTGGCCGGCGAGCGTGTTGCAGCGGTCCGGCTCGTTCCATTGCGGTTGCGTACTCACGGTCTTGACTCCCATCTCGTCGATCGATTTATGAAAATGCGCATCGTCGATGCGCGGATGAATCAACGCAGTGCCGCGTGCGCGGCTTCGGTGTACGAGCGCAAACGCGAGGCCGCTGTCTCGCGCGACGACCCGCTGGCCGCGAAGAGCGCGCCAATCCAATCGCGCGTGGCCTGCCAGCGCTCGTGCGCGACAATGCCGGCCAGCGGCGCCTCGTGCGCCGAATAGGTCACCTTGCGTTTCAGCTGTGCGCCGATGGGCAGCTCCACCCAGCGCACGAGCGATGGATCGCCGCGGAACGCGTCGATGCCGGCGATTCCGTCGTACGTCTCCTCCTCGAGCGTATGGCCCGGAAAGACGAACCAGCCGTGCCAGCGGGCATTGGTCTGCGTTGGCGGCAACTGGCGCGACGGCGTCCCATCGATCAGCAGCCGCAGTTCTTCGGACGGCAGATGCACGCCCGTTGCGTACTCGAATGTGGCGACGACATCGGCTCCACCGACGCGGTTGCCGACTTCGAGAAACACGAGCTCGTCGCCGCTTTCGATTGCTTCGAGATGGAAGCTGCCCTGGCGGATGCCGACGGCGCGCAGCGCGGCGCTCACCCATTCACTCGTTGGCGCGGACACCGGAAAGTGATACGAACCGAGCGGCTTGCCGTTCGCATAGTCCAGGCACGTTCCGATATAGCGGCTTGCCGTGAGCGTCAGTACATCGCCCTGCGCGACGAGCCCATCGAAGTGCAGAATGTCTCCCGTCACGAACTCCTCGAGCTCGTAGCCACCGGTTGCCGGCGTTGGGGAGTCGAGCCGCGCGACGCCGCTGCGGCGCGAGCGGATGGCGGCGAGCGCCGCCTCCATCGTCTCGAACACCACCACGTCTTCGCTCGACGCACCCGCGAGCGGCTTGAGCACCGTCCGGCCGCGCCATCCGGCCGCGCCCGGCGATTCGACGAGCGCCGGCAGGCCGACGAATCGCGGCACGCGCAGGCCCGCGCGGCCGACCGCCTCCTTCATGGCCACCTTGTCGCGCACGAGCCGCACTTCGTCGTAGGTCGGGCCGGGCGCGACGAGCCACGCACGCAGCCGCGCCGCGTCGAGCAAGTCGTACTCGGAGAGCGCAATCACGCGGTCGAAATTCCGCGGCGTGCGTGTGAGCCACGCCTGCGCCTCCTCGAACGTGCCG is part of the Trinickia caryophylli genome and harbors:
- a CDS encoding iron-containing redox enzyme family protein, whose product is MGVKTVSTQPQWNEPDRCNTLAGQMELNSFYLRELAPPSAPETVPLAEDYARILGLETAWSDYEASRVVLGELPSNADEFEEWYVALRNTHRKEVAPFFDFLAEEASLPQLSLFVALEAQVDGRFDDIIALSQLGMDGDMKLALAENFWDEMGLGELDEMHTRTFMRAAPYFKAQLGELDLEVDMPVAAMKNGNLLLMYALRRQHVGRLLGALTLLEQTVPYRFTRMLKGMQRHDVPKEFRYYHELHVPVDANHGKQLVARVLLPLARKNPRLIRDLCEGCLIRYQIEKEYYAGARELMNRKLH
- a CDS encoding SDR family NAD(P)-dependent oxidoreductase, translating into MVTNERVCLITGVGDATGAAIARRFARDGYRVAMLARNRERLARLEQEIALAAAFPCDVSDPDRLEAVIDRVRGTMGKPSVVVHNAVSETFATFLEGDPASLERNFRVNTTALLHLARACAPDMIAAGEGAIVVTGNTASLRGKPNYALFAPTKAAQRVLAEALARDLGPKRVHVGYLMIDAVIDAAWLGDDGRTRPSWAEPPAGWPFSRDEYFAQPDAIADEVFHIAHQHPSAWTFDYTIRPFAERW
- a CDS encoding carbamoyltransferase family protein, producing the protein MSIIVGVSAHYHDSSCCILKDGKLIAAAEEERFSKVKHDNSIPTGAFRYCLREADVSIKDVDCIAYYEDPYKKASRQIATNLSDLLQNPRRRFKVDPERAERDIRQSLGFDGTIEYVDHHLSHAASSFFYSGFSEAGLLTVDGVGEWATTTYGLGQGERIDLFEEVAFPNSLGLLYSTITAYLGFDVNDAEYKVMGLAPYGRPLYVDQVKRLLEMDARGQYRLNMEYFDFLNGDRMYSDRLPELFGEAPREPESDLESFHKDLAASLQRTLEDILLAKAQYLHDTHPVDNLCMAGGVALNCVANGRVLREGPFKRLFVQPAASDAGGSLGAAAVAHVRLTGERPELKPLPHAYLGPSYSNREIHKAVSAVFPDTSIVDCTDRPEALIAETAQRLADGKVIGWFQGRMEFGPRALGSRSIIADPRRPEMRDRINALVKMREAFRPFAPAVLESKAAEHFDLDHASPFMLETCQVVSRLSLPAITHVDGSARVQTVTEASNPRFHALLTEFDRLTGCPILLNTSFNMRGDAIVLDPVDAIWCFVVSDIDALVIGDYIVDRGFRLDTWSKLKEIFSARSAKKRAVPESVNVYTFL
- a CDS encoding ATP-grasp domain-containing protein, with amino-acid sequence MNILVLHRVPYPRIEYARGIDHDRHEVTYFGVPELLATLPHGLRCEQVERPGQAGTFEEAQAWLTRTPRNFDRVIALSEYDLLDAARLRAWLVAPGPTYDEVRLVRDKVAMKEAVGRAGLRVPRFVGLPALVESPGAAGWRGRTVLKPLAGASSEDVVVFETMEAALAAIRSRRSGVARLDSPTPATGGYELEEFVTGDILHFDGLVAQGDVLTLTASRYIGTCLDYANGKPLGSYHFPVSAPTSEWVSAALRAVGIRQGSFHLEAIESGDELVFLEVGNRVGGADVVATFEYATGVHLPSEELRLLIDGTPSRQLPPTQTNARWHGWFVFPGHTLEEETYDGIAGIDAFRGDPSLVRWVELPIGAQLKRKVTYSAHEAPLAGIVAHERWQATRDWIGALFAASGSSRETAASRLRSYTEAAHAALR
- a CDS encoding pyridoxal phosphate-dependent decarboxylase family protein, translated to MPAPVLLSPLFPFFNFAMHPTLASDLANVDTLLERTRQHAVSALASLDDRPAALAPPAANVRPLPEEGAGLEGALSEFAERWAAGFSGSAGPRYLGFVTGGATPASLAGDWLTSVYDQNPTAGIDSAAPDLERETVARLKELFGLGEAQQGVFVTGATMSNLVGLAIGREWLGECKQVRVFEQGVAALGPVRVLSATPHSSIYKSLSMLGIGRNAVQKIATLPQREAIDVDALENALAALGGEPAIVVASAGTVNTVDFDDLAAIAALKQRYPFWLHVDAAFGAFVALAPDYARLVDGLDLADSICIDLHKWLNVPYDAAVQFTRRRDLQVRVFQNSAAYLGVPAENPDFVHLTPENSRRLRALATWFSLAAYGRAGHAEIVARNIALAQVLGEKISADPGFRLLAPTRVNVVCFTLASEPDEARINAYVRAVRDLGDVFVTSTVYAGTWGLRVAFTNWRTGEADVPRIFESLRKALNAVSR